A part of Pectinatus sottacetonis genomic DNA contains:
- a CDS encoding sucrose-6-phosphate hydrolase, with protein MKTINNNDLLTIWQKSRAKNDIWRNNFHIEMPFGLVNDPNGLCFFNNEYHIFYQWNPFNCEHKFKHWGYIRTRDFLNYSIPQLALAPIDSFDKDGCYSGSAYVKNDNLYLIYTGNVKNRRNARSSCQILVKKNSDGTFSKEKIIIPHQPPNYTAHFRDPYIFKKRNKNYIILGAQRSNLTGCTLIYREQLTGEWTFTGELQTNYDNFGYMWECPNLITLNGNDILLFCPQGLKSSGHQYNNLYQSGYIAGKLNNNVSTLSHGKFTELDNGFDFYAPQVLSEEKRSILFGWVGMPEQEKDYPSSENGWLFSLTLPRQLHYKNNRLYQYPVVELQKLRKKKITYQGKTNNFSGILPAACEIHFEILPTDTDTFSLTLGFGNEAIIISYKKDTQEICIDRSNMLLGGKGKRYLPVHKTSGLVIDLFIDKSIMELYAQKGYSAATWTYYPQHESTPILQIFMEKKVDLNLTIYELGSIKYS; from the coding sequence ATGAAAACAATAAATAATAATGACCTATTAACAATTTGGCAAAAAAGTAGAGCTAAAAATGACATCTGGAGAAATAATTTCCACATTGAAATGCCATTTGGCCTTGTAAATGATCCCAACGGACTATGTTTTTTCAATAATGAATATCATATATTTTATCAATGGAATCCCTTCAACTGCGAACATAAATTTAAGCATTGGGGATATATTCGCACAAGGGATTTCTTAAACTACAGTATTCCCCAATTAGCTTTAGCTCCCATTGATTCATTTGACAAAGATGGCTGTTATTCCGGCAGTGCTTATGTAAAAAATGATAATTTATATTTAATTTACACTGGTAATGTAAAAAATCGACGTAATGCCCGTTCCTCCTGTCAGATATTAGTCAAAAAAAATTCTGATGGCACTTTTTCTAAAGAAAAAATTATAATTCCTCATCAACCACCAAATTATACTGCTCATTTTCGCGATCCATATATATTTAAAAAACGTAATAAAAACTACATTATCCTAGGAGCACAGCGCAGTAATTTGACAGGCTGTACTTTGATCTACCGGGAACAGCTTACAGGAGAGTGGACCTTCACCGGAGAATTACAAACTAATTATGACAATTTTGGTTATATGTGGGAATGTCCTAATTTAATAACACTAAACGGCAATGATATTTTATTGTTTTGTCCACAAGGTTTAAAAAGCAGCGGTCATCAATATAATAATCTTTATCAAAGTGGCTATATTGCTGGTAAGCTCAATAATAATGTCAGCACACTGTCACATGGGAAATTTACGGAGCTTGATAATGGCTTTGATTTTTATGCTCCGCAAGTTCTATCAGAAGAAAAAAGATCTATATTATTCGGCTGGGTCGGTATGCCTGAGCAGGAAAAAGACTATCCTAGCAGCGAAAATGGCTGGCTGTTTTCGCTTACTCTTCCCCGCCAGCTTCATTATAAAAACAATCGTTTATATCAATATCCTGTGGTAGAACTACAAAAACTTCGCAAAAAGAAAATAACTTATCAGGGAAAAACAAACAATTTTTCCGGTATTTTACCAGCAGCCTGTGAAATACATTTTGAAATACTGCCAACTGATACTGATACTTTTTCATTAACTCTGGGTTTTGGTAATGAAGCTATCATAATTTCCTATAAAAAAGACACCCAGGAAATATGCATAGACCGCAGCAATATGCTGCTGGGCGGCAAAGGAAAGCGTTATTTGCCTGTTCATAAAACCAGTGGTCTTGTTATTGATTTATTTATTGACAAATCAATAATGGAATTATATGCCCAAAAAGGATATTCTGCCGCTACATGGACTTATTATCCCCAGCATGAATCAACTCCTATTCTTCAAATATTCATGGAGAAAAAAGTTGATTTAAATTTAACTATTTACGAACTGGGATCTATAAAATATTCCTAA
- the hypE gene encoding hydrogenase expression/formation protein HypE — translation MPGTLEEGFPVKDLQKIVNTMHDAAQEAEIYIVTGDTKVVDKNHGDGIFINTAGIGEIITGSNIAPQNVKEDMDVIISGNIGDHAACIMAARHSLALPDTLKSDCAPLNKLIYKILHAVPDIAVMRDATRGGTAAVLNEIAAQSATGIIIDEAELPVRKEVAGFCDILGFDPLYLANEGKFVVFAAKKDTDKILKIMHEDKYGRDACVIGKTNSQSPGEVGLHTIIGGIRIIDMPSGEQIPRIC, via the coding sequence ATGCCGGGCACACTAGAAGAAGGATTTCCTGTAAAGGATTTACAGAAAATCGTTAATACGATGCATGATGCAGCGCAGGAAGCTGAAATATATATTGTTACTGGAGATACAAAAGTAGTTGATAAAAACCATGGCGATGGTATTTTTATCAATACAGCGGGAATAGGAGAAATAATAACGGGCAGTAATATTGCGCCGCAAAATGTAAAAGAGGATATGGATGTAATAATAAGTGGTAATATAGGTGATCATGCCGCCTGTATTATGGCAGCAAGGCATAGCCTTGCTCTGCCGGATACACTGAAAAGTGATTGTGCACCGTTAAATAAGCTTATTTATAAAATACTGCACGCTGTTCCGGATATAGCAGTAATGCGAGATGCTACCCGGGGTGGGACGGCAGCAGTATTAAATGAGATAGCGGCTCAATCTGCGACAGGCATTATTATTGATGAAGCTGAACTTCCCGTAAGAAAAGAAGTAGCAGGATTTTGTGATATATTGGGATTTGATCCGTTGTATTTGGCAAATGAGGGAAAGTTTGTTGTTTTTGCTGCTAAAAAAGATACGGATAAAATATTGAAAATAATGCATGAAGATAAATATGGCAGAGATGCTTGTGTAATAGGTAAAACTAACAGCCAGTCACCAGGAGAAGTAGGGCTGCATACAATAATAGGCGGCATACGGATAATTGATATGCCATCTGGAGAGCAGATCCCCAGGATTTGTTAA
- the ltrA gene encoding group II intron reverse transcriptase/maturase produces MQRKQKTNKMDCPCKGMLETDSSKGAQSMTSLGTATKNRVNLLEIILSPANLNEAYLRVKRKKGAAGVDGMKVDEMYGWLKEHKEEFLESLKNGKYKPQPVRRVEIPKPDGGKRKLGIPTVLDRVIQQAIMQVLQPIFEQTFSDNSYGFRPGKSAHLAIKQAEAYYKEGYTKIVDLDLAQYFDTVNHDMLINMLREEIQDERAIALIRKYLKSGVMEGGIISPTMAGTPQGGNLSPLLSNIYLTKFDKLLESRGHKFVRYADDCNIYVKTPRAAKRVMESCINYLEGKLKLKVNRKKSKIGSPLREKFLGFSLHKVVGKIGIRPHQNVIRKFKQKVKEITGRSRGRSIESILLELKNYTIGWLNYFSISDMRSRIQDLNQWIRRRLRMYLWKQWKKISARFKNLNRLGLYKGKAWEYANTRLGYWRIANSPILGKTLTDKYLESLGYMNIAKKYEMFHSR; encoded by the coding sequence ATGCAAAGAAAGCAGAAAACCAATAAAATGGACTGCCCTTGTAAGGGTATGTTGGAAACAGATAGTAGCAAGGGAGCGCAGAGCATGACATCGCTGGGAACTGCAACAAAGAACCGTGTGAACCTGTTAGAAATAATCCTAAGTCCGGCAAATCTCAATGAAGCCTATCTCAGGGTAAAGCGAAAGAAAGGCGCAGCCGGAGTAGATGGCATGAAAGTTGACGAAATGTACGGATGGTTAAAAGAACATAAGGAAGAATTCCTTGAATCGCTAAAGAACGGGAAATATAAACCACAGCCGGTACGGCGGGTAGAAATACCTAAGCCAGACGGAGGGAAAAGAAAGCTTGGCATACCAACAGTACTGGACAGAGTAATACAACAAGCAATAATGCAGGTACTACAGCCAATTTTCGAACAGACATTCTCAGACAACAGTTATGGATTCAGACCGGGAAAGAGTGCGCACCTGGCCATAAAACAGGCGGAAGCCTATTATAAAGAAGGATACACTAAAATAGTGGACCTTGACCTTGCACAGTACTTTGACACGGTAAATCATGACATGCTCATAAACATGCTCCGAGAAGAAATACAGGATGAGCGCGCAATAGCACTCATCCGAAAATATTTAAAGAGCGGAGTAATGGAAGGCGGAATAATAAGCCCGACAATGGCAGGAACGCCGCAGGGAGGAAACCTGTCACCATTACTGTCTAACATCTATCTTACAAAATTTGACAAACTGCTAGAAAGCAGGGGACATAAATTTGTAAGATACGCCGATGACTGTAACATCTATGTAAAAACGCCAAGAGCGGCAAAACGTGTAATGGAGAGCTGTATAAACTATCTTGAAGGAAAACTGAAACTAAAAGTCAACCGGAAGAAAAGTAAAATAGGCAGCCCATTGCGGGAAAAGTTTTTAGGATTTTCTCTGCACAAAGTAGTAGGGAAAATAGGAATCAGGCCACACCAAAATGTAATCCGGAAATTCAAGCAAAAGGTGAAAGAAATAACCGGCCGCAGTCGCGGCCGGTCAATAGAAAGCATCTTGCTTGAATTAAAAAATTATACAATAGGCTGGCTTAATTACTTTTCCATAAGCGATATGCGCAGCAGAATACAAGATTTAAACCAGTGGATTAGGCGTAGATTGAGAATGTATCTGTGGAAACAGTGGAAGAAAATTTCCGCGAGATTTAAAAATCTGAATCGATTAGGATTGTACAAAGGCAAGGCGTGGGAGTATGCCAATACAAGACTGGGGTACTGGCGCATCGCAAACAGTCCAATATTAGGCAAAACACTAACAGATAAATATCTTGAGTCGCTTGGTTATATGAATATAGCCAAGAAATATGAGATGTTTCATTCACGTTAA
- the hypD gene encoding hydrogenase formation protein HypD codes for MTPEESRKAAEFFLRKIDEYIDHPVRFMEVCGTHTVAIFRSGIRQLLPEKVELVSGPGCPVCVTPNDYMDMAIAYAKEENNIIATFGDMLKVPGTTSSLIEANTRGADIRIIYSPLDALQMARDNPSRNIIFLGVGFETTAPLTAATIQAARQENIKNFFVLTSHKWTDAPVKALLSDDKVNVDGFLLPGHVCVITGEGPFSFVAEKYKKSAVVTGFEALDILQAVYMLAKQIHEKRAEIENAYKRVVKYNGNIIAQKAIMEVFDKTAATWRGFGLIEQSGMSIKDEYSEYDALKCIKGDKEISKENPACCCGDVLRGIIKPPQCPLFKKICTPDKPAGACMVSVEGACHAWYKYGQGRYHYGR; via the coding sequence ATGACGCCTGAAGAAAGTAGAAAAGCGGCAGAATTTTTTTTGCGGAAGATAGATGAATATATTGATCATCCAGTAAGATTTATGGAAGTTTGCGGAACCCATACAGTAGCAATATTTCGTTCAGGCATAAGACAGCTTCTGCCGGAAAAGGTAGAGTTGGTAAGTGGTCCGGGATGCCCTGTATGTGTTACACCGAATGATTATATGGATATGGCTATTGCCTATGCCAAAGAGGAAAATAATATTATTGCTACTTTCGGGGATATGCTAAAAGTTCCTGGGACAACATCAAGTTTGATTGAAGCAAATACGCGGGGGGCGGATATAAGAATCATTTATTCGCCACTTGATGCTTTACAGATGGCCAGAGATAATCCGTCAAGAAATATTATTTTTTTGGGAGTAGGTTTTGAAACTACAGCACCATTAACTGCGGCTACTATACAGGCAGCAAGACAGGAGAATATTAAAAATTTTTTTGTTTTGACCTCACATAAATGGACCGATGCACCAGTTAAAGCATTACTTAGTGATGATAAAGTTAATGTGGATGGATTTTTACTTCCGGGACATGTATGTGTTATTACTGGAGAGGGTCCATTTTCTTTTGTGGCAGAAAAATATAAAAAATCAGCAGTTGTTACTGGTTTTGAAGCTCTGGATATATTACAGGCCGTATATATGCTGGCAAAACAAATTCATGAAAAACGAGCAGAGATAGAAAATGCTTATAAACGTGTAGTTAAATATAATGGAAATATTATTGCCCAGAAAGCTATAATGGAAGTATTTGATAAAACAGCAGCAACTTGGCGTGGTTTTGGTTTAATAGAACAGTCGGGTATGTCTATTAAGGATGAATATAGTGAATATGATGCATTAAAATGTATAAAAGGGGATAAGGAAATATCAAAAGAAAATCCCGCCTGCTGTTGTGGTGATGTATTGCGGGGAATAATAAAACCACCGCAGTGTCCTTTATTTAAAAAAATCTGTACACCGGATAAACCAGCAGGAGCATGTATGGTTTCAGTGGAAGGAGCATGCCATGCATGGTATAAATATGGGCAGGGGAGATATCACTATGGAAGATAA
- a CDS encoding HypC/HybG/HupF family hydrogenase formation chaperone, protein MCLAVPAKIIEKNNMMATVDVEGIKRQISLMLLPDAQTGDFVLMHAGFAIQLIDKQEAEITTQLLKEVSLDDA, encoded by the coding sequence ATGTGTCTTGCTGTTCCGGCAAAAATAATAGAAAAAAACAACATGATGGCAACAGTAGATGTTGAGGGAATAAAGAGGCAGATCAGCCTTATGCTTCTGCCTGATGCACAAACGGGTGATTTTGTGCTGATGCATGCAGGGTTCGCTATTCAGCTTATAGATAAACAAGAGGCGGAAATTACAACGCAGCTCCTAAAAGAGGTATCTTTAGATGACGCCTGA
- the hypF gene encoding carbamoyltransferase HypF — protein sequence MIKRLAIRVKGIVQGVGFRPFIYRLAYKYGIHGFVFNDGEGVFIEAQGENAKLEQFVAVLKNELPPAAVINELIIRETQLEKDNEEFVIKKSPATKKHETYISPDLAICPDCQQEIRNKNNRRYHYPFTNCTNCGPRFSIVKDIPYDRENTTMKKFVMCEQCQKEYDDPSDRRFHAQPNACGKCGPRYELQDNTGRLITADNETMLRQAHQLIKQGQIIALKGIGGYHLVCDACNKNAVDILRHRKKRFDKALAVMAGSIQAAEKICEISRLEKNLLLSPAAPIVLLKKKKKYNLPEVIAPGTQFLGVMQPYAPIHCLLLQSDDIFVMTSANISEEPIAYLNADAQKRLCSLADYFLIHDRDINMRIDDSVIRVMEKAVFYIRRSRGFAPSPIKISNSSKEILAVGSQLKNTFCLFKNDKAFLSHHIGDLENKAANDAYKEAIIHYEKIFAIKPQIVACDMHPEYFSTKYAESLNLPLVKVQHHHAHIASVLAENNITTKVIGIALDGTGYGDDGCLWGGEFFICDCKEYKRAGHFSYIPLPGGSMAIKEPWRPAVYVMDTLYGKNAQKQKCGLWGVTPANWQLAVQIARKNFNSPLSSSAGRLFDIAAAILGIRGKINYEGQAAVELEQIAAKSSGKILPYDIKHDNGMYVLDFLPVFKCLVENNRNIAEKAADFHVTMAVAIKEMTERLKELTGINKIVLSGGVCQNKVLLELILELLQTEFIIYINRKVPANDGGLSFGQAAVAANIINDI from the coding sequence ATGATAAAAAGATTAGCGATACGTGTCAAGGGAATAGTACAAGGCGTAGGTTTTCGTCCTTTTATTTATCGACTGGCTTATAAATATGGTATACATGGATTCGTTTTTAACGATGGCGAGGGAGTATTCATTGAAGCACAGGGAGAAAACGCCAAATTGGAACAATTTGTGGCTGTCCTTAAAAATGAATTGCCACCAGCGGCAGTAATAAATGAGCTTATTATTAGAGAAACACAATTAGAAAAAGACAATGAAGAATTTGTTATAAAAAAAAGTCCGGCAACTAAAAAACATGAAACTTATATTTCACCGGATTTGGCAATATGCCCAGATTGTCAGCAGGAAATAAGAAATAAAAACAACAGAAGATACCATTATCCTTTTACTAATTGTACTAATTGTGGTCCGCGGTTCTCGATAGTAAAAGATATTCCGTATGATCGTGAAAATACGACAATGAAAAAATTTGTTATGTGCGAGCAATGTCAGAAAGAATATGATGATCCATCTGACAGACGTTTTCATGCTCAGCCCAATGCCTGTGGTAAATGCGGACCACGTTATGAGTTGCAGGATAATACGGGACGATTGATTACTGCTGATAACGAAACAATGCTTCGGCAGGCACACCAGCTTATAAAACAGGGCCAGATTATTGCACTAAAAGGAATTGGTGGCTATCATCTCGTCTGTGATGCCTGTAATAAAAATGCGGTTGATATACTGCGGCACAGGAAAAAACGTTTTGACAAGGCACTGGCCGTAATGGCTGGGAGTATACAGGCAGCGGAGAAAATATGTGAAATAAGCAGACTGGAAAAAAATTTATTGCTTAGCCCGGCAGCACCCATAGTATTATTGAAGAAAAAAAAGAAATATAATTTGCCTGAAGTGATAGCCCCAGGTACTCAATTTCTTGGTGTTATGCAACCATATGCACCTATTCACTGCCTGCTATTGCAATCTGATGATATATTTGTAATGACTAGTGCTAATATAAGTGAAGAACCAATAGCTTATTTAAATGCTGATGCGCAGAAAAGATTATGTAGTTTGGCAGATTATTTTTTAATACATGACCGTGATATAAATATGCGTATTGACGATTCTGTTATACGCGTCATGGAAAAGGCTGTTTTTTATATAAGGCGCAGCAGGGGATTTGCACCATCTCCCATAAAAATTTCAAACAGCAGCAAAGAAATATTGGCAGTAGGAAGCCAGTTAAAAAACACTTTTTGTCTGTTTAAAAATGACAAAGCATTTTTAAGTCATCATATAGGTGATTTAGAAAATAAAGCAGCTAATGATGCTTATAAAGAGGCTATTATCCATTATGAAAAAATTTTTGCCATAAAACCGCAGATTGTTGCCTGCGACATGCATCCGGAATATTTTTCTACTAAATATGCTGAATCGCTGAATTTACCGCTTGTTAAAGTACAGCATCATCATGCCCACATTGCTTCAGTTTTGGCAGAAAATAATATAACTACTAAGGTAATAGGAATAGCACTGGATGGAACAGGCTATGGTGATGACGGCTGCTTATGGGGTGGTGAATTTTTCATATGTGACTGCAAGGAATATAAACGGGCCGGCCATTTTTCCTATATCCCATTGCCTGGCGGCAGTATGGCAATAAAAGAACCATGGCGGCCGGCGGTATATGTTATGGATACCTTGTATGGTAAAAATGCCCAGAAGCAAAAATGCGGCTTATGGGGTGTTACACCGGCTAATTGGCAGTTGGCAGTACAAATAGCCAGAAAGAATTTTAATTCACCATTATCTTCTAGTGCAGGACGCTTATTTGATATAGCGGCGGCTATTCTTGGAATAAGAGGCAAAATAAATTATGAGGGACAGGCCGCAGTAGAATTAGAACAAATAGCTGCAAAAAGCAGTGGGAAAATACTTCCTTATGATATAAAACATGATAATGGGATGTATGTATTAGATTTTCTGCCAGTTTTTAAGTGCCTGGTTGAAAATAATAGAAATATTGCAGAAAAGGCAGCTGATTTTCATGTGACTATGGCTGTTGCAATTAAAGAAATGACAGAACGTTTGAAAGAGCTGACAGGGATAAATAAAATTGTTTTATCAGGTGGTGTATGTCAGAATAAAGTATTATTGGAATTGATATTGGAATTATTGCAAACAGAGTTTATTATTTATATAAATCGGAAAGTTCCTGCTAATGATGGCGGTTTATCATTTGGACAGGCAGCAGTAGCAGCGAATATAATAAATGACATTTGA
- a CDS encoding HyaD/HybD family hydrogenase maturation endopeptidase → MDVTIMDDITVLGVGNTIMQDDGFGVHVIEKMQEMKWPDNIKFLDGGTLGMGLLPYLEGTTRLLIVDAISADGKAGDFFSFAGEEVNAYFSHKISVHDLGLNDLLAALSITNKPIKETIIMGVKPAVVDLGVSMTKNIEAKIDETVEKIIIQLKKWHVQPII, encoded by the coding sequence ATGGATGTAACAATAATGGATGATATAACAGTACTAGGTGTAGGAAATACGATCATGCAGGACGATGGTTTCGGAGTGCATGTAATAGAAAAAATGCAGGAAATGAAGTGGCCTGATAATATAAAATTCCTTGACGGAGGAACATTAGGGATGGGGCTTCTGCCATATTTAGAGGGAACTACCAGACTGCTTATAGTTGATGCAATAAGTGCTGATGGTAAGGCCGGTGATTTTTTTTCTTTTGCAGGAGAAGAAGTTAATGCATATTTTTCCCATAAGATTTCAGTACATGATTTAGGTTTGAATGATTTACTGGCTGCATTATCAATAACTAATAAACCAATAAAAGAAACAATTATCATGGGAGTAAAACCAGCAGTAGTTGATTTAGGTGTAAGTATGACGAAAAATATAGAAGCTAAAATTGATGAAACGGTGGAGAAAATAATTATCCAGTTAAAAAAATGGCATGTACAGCCAATCATATAA
- the hypB gene encoding hydrogenase nickel incorporation protein HypB yields MEVPVMENILSSNDKKAAENKKIFAKNKIFALNLIGSPGAGKTSLLEKTIDVLSDQVKMAVIEGDLFTNKDADRIAKYNVPVIQINTSGGCHLDAMMVAKVLPQLDLSELDLVIIENVGNLVCPAEFNIGEDTKAVVLSITEGDDKPLKYPLIFKEAAVAVLNKVDILKFTNFDMVSARHDINCLNPGVTILETSCQTGRGINEWCSWIKERINSKKNGCNNNG; encoded by the coding sequence ATGGAAGTACCTGTAATGGAAAATATTTTAAGCAGCAATGACAAAAAAGCTGCGGAAAATAAGAAAATTTTTGCTAAAAATAAAATATTTGCGCTGAATTTAATTGGTTCTCCTGGAGCAGGTAAAACTTCATTATTAGAAAAAACTATTGATGTTTTAAGTGATCAAGTAAAAATGGCAGTTATTGAGGGAGATTTATTTACTAATAAGGATGCTGACCGCATAGCCAAATATAATGTGCCAGTTATTCAGATAAACACGAGCGGCGGTTGCCATCTTGATGCCATGATGGTAGCAAAAGTGCTGCCACAATTAGATTTATCCGAGTTAGATCTTGTTATAATTGAAAATGTGGGGAACTTAGTCTGCCCGGCAGAGTTTAATATCGGAGAAGATACAAAGGCAGTAGTATTGAGTATTACTGAAGGTGATGATAAACCGCTTAAATATCCACTTATATTTAAAGAAGCAGCTGTGGCGGTATTAAATAAAGTTGATATATTAAAGTTCACTAACTTTGATATGGTTTCAGCGCGGCATGATATTAATTGTTTAAATCCCGGAGTAACAATATTAGAAACATCTTGTCAGACTGGCAGGGGTATAAATGAATGGTGCAGCTGGATTAAGGAAAGAATAAATTCAAAGAAAAATGGATGTAACAATAATGGATGA
- the hypA gene encoding hydrogenase maturation nickel metallochaperone HypA codes for MHEMAMAQGVMEIVEDYAHRSNAKKVCTISLLIGEMAGVVFESLEFCFSALAKGTIAEDAEIKLKKVPLVGHCNNCGWQGHIENYNFFCPECGSAKVDIISGRELRVEYLEVD; via the coding sequence ATGCATGAAATGGCAATGGCACAGGGCGTCATGGAAATAGTAGAAGATTATGCCCATAGGAGTAATGCGAAAAAGGTCTGTACTATATCACTGCTCATAGGAGAAATGGCCGGAGTAGTTTTTGAGTCATTGGAATTTTGTTTTTCGGCATTAGCAAAAGGGACTATTGCTGAAGATGCTGAAATAAAATTGAAGAAAGTTCCACTTGTAGGTCATTGTAACAACTGTGGTTGGCAGGGACATATTGAAAATTATAATTTTTTCTGTCCTGAATGCGGTTCAGCTAAAGTCGATATTATTTCAGGGCGGGAATTACGTGTTGAATATTTGGAGGTAGACTGA
- the cybH gene encoding Ni/Fe-hydrogenase, b-type cytochrome subunit produces the protein MTVKERDFLETYIPEGKQVHLSRYYIFSPFLRIFHWTMVVCIVILFATGIVIMTPMSMGEGQYVALNEWHLSVDWIRNLHFLAGFILTAAFLFRIYGYIINKGDRLLPNFFKMKFWDDLVEVMLHYCLLKYSHKQFLRNPMARMSYLAIYGLIFVEMLTGFAMYFQVNPTGVGATIFGWLTIPYGEMALHVVHHVVAWGIFLFAAIHVYMVVRADFMEREGEISSMISGTKVLAHLPDDINDIRDKSGRIIKG, from the coding sequence ATGACAGTTAAGGAAAGAGATTTTTTGGAAACATATATCCCCGAAGGCAAGCAGGTGCATTTGTCGCGGTATTATATCTTCAGTCCATTTTTACGGATTTTTCATTGGACAATGGTTGTTTGTATAGTTATTTTATTTGCAACAGGAATAGTTATTATGACACCTATGTCAATGGGGGAGGGACAGTATGTTGCGCTCAATGAATGGCATTTGTCAGTCGATTGGATAAGAAATCTCCACTTCCTCGCAGGTTTTATTTTGACAGCAGCATTTTTATTCAGAATATATGGTTATATAATAAATAAAGGAGATAGACTTTTACCAAATTTTTTCAAAATGAAATTTTGGGATGATTTAGTTGAAGTAATGCTGCATTATTGTTTGCTGAAATATTCACATAAGCAGTTTTTGCGTAATCCAATGGCACGTATGTCTTATCTGGCAATATATGGCTTGATATTTGTGGAAATGCTTACAGGTTTTGCTATGTATTTTCAAGTTAATCCTACAGGAGTAGGGGCAACTATTTTTGGTTGGTTGACAATCCCTTATGGAGAAATGGCCTTACATGTTGTCCATCATGTTGTTGCATGGGGGATTTTCCTATTTGCTGCTATCCACGTATATATGGTTGTCCGGGCTGACTTTATGGAACGTGAAGGAGAAATATCAAGCATGATTTCGGGAACAAAAGTTTTAGCACATTTGCCAGATGATATTAATGATATCAGGGATAAAAGCGGGCGGATAATAAAAGGTTGA